In a genomic window of Muntiacus reevesi chromosome 1, mMunRee1.1, whole genome shotgun sequence:
- the EDN2 gene encoding endothelin-2 yields the protein MVAMPTAVCSIALALLVALHEGKSQAATTPTPEQPAPLPRARGSHLRTRRCSCSSWLDKECVYFCHLDIIWVNTPGQTAPYGLGNPPRRRRRSLPRRCECYSARDPACATFCHQRPWTEAVAVPVSGSPAAVFQDGKIQATAGELLQRLRVISATKIHFARQQQKMTRDTRPTHSRQRKR from the exons ATGGTCGCCATGCCCACCGCCGTGTGCTCCATCGCTCTGGCCCTGCTCGTGGCCCTGCACGAAG GCAAGAGCCAGGCCgctaccacccccaccccagagcaaCCAGCGCCTTTGCCCCGGGCCCGAGGCTCCCACCTGCGGACTCGACGATGCTCCTGCAGCTCCTGGCTCGACAAGGAGTGCGTCTACTTTTGCCACCTAGACATCATCTGGGTGAACACTCCCGG ACAGACAGCTCCTTACGGCCTGGGAAACCCGCCAAGACGCCGGCGCCGCTCTCTGCCAAGACGCTGTGAATGCTACAGTGCCAGGGACCCCGCCTGTGCCACCTTCTGCCATCAAAGGCCCTG GACTGAGGCGGTGGCAGTCCCAGTCAGCGGGTCCCCTGCAGCTGTGTTCCAGGATGGCAAGATTCAGGCCACAGCAGGAGAGCTCCTCCAGCGGCTGAG GGTTATTTCTGCAACCAAGATCCACTTTGCTAGGCAACAGCAGAAGATGACGAGGGATACCAGACCTACACACtccaggcagaggaagagatag